The genomic segment GGCTCCTGGTGGAAGAGGTGAAGCCGTTCATTGACGCGACGTACCGCACGCGCCCCGGCCCCGAGGACACCGGGGTCGGCGGGTCGTCGATGGGCGGGCTGATCTCGCTGCACCTGTGCAAGTGGTACCCGAACGTGTTCGGGAAGTGCGCCGCGCTGTCGCCGTCGCTGTGGTGGGACCGAGAGTACTTCTTGCGGAACGTGACGGTGTCGCCGGGGTGGATGGAGCGCTGCCGGGTGTGGCTGGACGTGGGCGACCGCGAGAGCCCGTCGCCGCTGGGGGCGGCCGCGACGATGCGCCGCACGCGGCGGCTGGCCCGGCTGTTCGCGCGCCACGGAATGCGCGAGGGCGAACAGTTCCGCTACGCGGAAGTGCCCAACGGCTTCCACAACGAGGGCTCCTGGGGCGCGCGATTCGATCAGGTGTTGCAGTTCTTGTTCGGTGGCGGGTGATCCAATCCTTTCATTTGGCCGCGCGGGCGAAGTGAAAGGATTGGCATTCTCGGGTGGGTCGCTGTCTCCGACCGCGACCGCGACGAGGTGCGGGCCGCTTCGAGCAGAACCGTGTTGCACCATCTAGGGTGCGATCTCGACTGTCTCCGACAGCGACGGCGACGGCGCGCGAATGGTTATCTGAGAGCCGTATCACACAATCCGGGTGCGCCCCGACTGTCGGACACGGCCGGCCCCCCGATATAGGTTATGGCGGCTCGGGCCATCTCAAATGTGCCTGGGCCGCGCCGCGTTCGGTCCGCCGCGGACCTCATGTCGTCGTCATCGCGGTGGCCGATCGCACGGCCGCGAGCAGTTGGTCGCGGGTGAACGGTTTGGGGAGGTAACTGTCGGCGCCGTGGTCGGGCACGTCCTCTTCCGGCTTCCCGCTGGTCAGCACGACACGCGACCGCGGCGTGGAGTACCGGAGTTCGGCCAACAGTTCGGTGCCGGAGCGGTCCGGCAGCGTCACGTCCAGCAGCACCACCATGAAGGGGCGATCGGTTTTGGCCACGCGTTCAACGGCGGCCGCCGCGTCACCGACCTCGGTGACCGCGTACCCCGCCCCTTCGAGCATGAGGCGGGAAACCATGCGCACGGCCGGTTCGTCGTCCACAACAAGCACGCGGGGCCGGGCGGGAAGTGTCGGAGGGAGCGGGGTTCCGTCGTCGAGCGGCATGGGCGTCCTCCGGGCGCAAAATGGAAGCTGACGAAAAAAACAAGAAGAGCGTCACACGATTCCGAGCTTCCGAATAACACCTTGTAGCAATTCTCGGTCCGAATCGCATCGGACCGGGCTGAGCGGGTGTGTGGCATCGCAGCCGATCCACCCGCGGAGCTTCAGGAACATGGCCGCGGAGTGCTTGTACGCCGGCACCGGCTCGCGAAACGCCAGGAAGCCGAGGTACTGCAACACGTCGTTGAGTTCGTAGAACCGCGGGTCGCCCGAGAGCCAGTACGCATCGCGCCGGGCAAACAGGTCCGGCGCGAACGTACTCAACCCGAGCAAGTAATCGCTACCGTACATCACCATGTCGATGCCGAGGTCGTTCCCCGTGTACAGGTTGAACCCGGGGCGCACCGCGTCGCGGATCGCCAGCCGCTGCCACTCCGGTTCGCGCGCGAGCGAGGAGTGCTTCAGCCCGACGCACTTCTTCTGGGCCAACAGCGCCGTGAAGGTGTCCAGCCCGTAAATCGTCCCGAACGGGGCGAACACGCGCCCCAGTTCAAAAGCGATGAACGCGTCGCAGTCCCGCGCGATTGCCTCGTAGGCCCCGGGCAGTTCGGCCTCGGGCAGTTCGGTCAGCCCGTGGCTCTGAACCACGACCGGAACTCCCCCCCGGTCCACGACGGCATCGACGGCCGCGCGGTATTGCTCAATATCGAAGGGCGCGCCGGGAACATTCGCGACAAATGCGCCCGCGACGAAAGATTTTCCCCCGAGTGCAGAACGAGTTGCGTCTAGAACCGCAATTTTCTGCCCGGGCGCAAGGAGAGCGCCGAAGCCGGTGTCCATGTTCACGGCCGGGGTCAGTCCGGCCTCGGCGGTGCGGACGCAGTGAGCCGTGAACCCCGCCCAGTCGATGTCGCCCGGTTCCGTGAACGGGAGGAGCACGGCCGAAATGCCAGTGATTTTCCGCCGCGGGCGGATCATCGCGATCGGGTCGATGGGCGTTCCGCAGGTCATCGGCGTTTCCTTACAACCGTCCGGATCATAACCGCGATGACTCGTGTTCGGTGTGAAAATCTTCGGTAATCGTCAGTATGGGGCACCCAGATTTCCTTTTTTACCTATCCGGACATTCTCATGTCGCGTGCGCTTCTTACATCCGCCATCGTTCTGTTTCTGGCCCTCACCGCGGCCGGCGGGGACTGGCCACAGTGGCGCGGGCCGAGCCGCGACGGGCACGCGGTCGCCGCGCGGCTGCCGGCAAATTGGCCGGACGCCGCCCCGGCGCCGGCCTGGAAGGCGAAGATCGGCGAGGGCTACGCCGGGGCCGCCGTCGCGGGCGGAAAGGTGTTCGCGCTGGCCCGGGACGACGCACAAGGGACCGAGTGCGCGTCCTGCTTCGATCTGGTGAGCGGCAAGCGGCTCTGGGACGTGCGCTACGCCGCCGGCTTCAAAGCCCCGGACCCCACCGCCGGGCGCGGGCCGAACGCCACCCCCGCCGCGGACGGCGACCGCGTGTACTTTTTCGGCCTCGCCGGGATGCTCACCTGCGTCGAGATCGCCACCGGCAAGGCGCTCTGGCAGCACGACTGTTTGAAGGAATATTGGGGCGTGGCGAAAAGCGCCCGGGGCGACGACACGTGGTTCCCGCCGTGCGGCGCGAGCGCGTCGCCCCTGGTGGACGGTGACACGCTCATCGTGCCCGTCGGCGGCACGAAGGCCGGGGCCGTCACGGGCTTCGACCGTGCGACCGGCAAACTGCTGTGGAAGGCCCTCGACGACCGTAGTAGTTACGCCTCGCCGGTGATCGCGGCGCCCGGCGGGGTGAAGCAGATCGTCGCGTTCACGGGCACGCGCATGGTCGGGTTGCGGTACGCGGACCGCGAACTGCTCTGGGACCAGCCGTTCCAGGCGCGGTACGAGCAGACCATCGTCGGCCCGGTGGTGTGGAAGGACCGCGTCGTGATGGGCGGCGAGCAGCGGGCGACGTTCGCGCTGAAGCTCACCCGCGACGGGAGCGCGATGAGAGCGGAACAGGTCTGGAAGAGCGACGACCTGAAGATGTACCTGACGACGCCGGTGATCGTGGGCGAGCACCTCATCGGTTTCGACCACCGCACCGGCAAGCTCGCGTGTCTGGCGCTGGGAGACGGCACGACCGCGTGGACCTCGCCGTCGTTCGGCACGAAGCACCTCACGTTCGTCGCGGCGGGCAACACGCTCCTGATCCTCACGCTGGACGGCGCCCTGACCGTCGCAACGGTCTCGGCGTCGGGGTACGAGGTGGTCACGAAATGGAAGGTGAGCGAGAAGGGCACGTGGGCGCACCCCGCGCTGGCCGGCAACCGCCTGATCGTGAAGGGGCCCGAAGATCTGATGTGTTACGAACTGCGGTGATTGCTTCTCTTCAGCCCGAAGGGCGGGGACGGCGTGGCCCTGGGTACGAAACCGCTTTCAGGCTACAAACACAAACGTATGCGGCCCGGGCGGTGCCCTGGGCTATGCCGTCCCGGCCCTCCGGGCTGAAGAAGGAAGACACATTCATGCCCGCCTATGCTTGTGACCTGGCCGCCGTGCGCGCGGCCGCCGACCGCATCACCGGGACCGTCCACCGCACACCGGTGATGACGTGCGGCACGCTGGACGCCCTCGCCGGGCGGCGGCTCTACTTCAAGTGCGAGAACTTGCAGAAGGTCGGGGCGTTCAAGTACCGCGGCGCGGCCAACGCGGTTCTGAAACTCACCGACGCGGAGGCCGCGCGGGGGGTCGTCACGCACTCCAGCGGGAACCACGCCCAGGCCCTGGCGCTCGCGGCCCGCGTGCGCGGCGTCCCGGCGTACATCGTCATGCCGAAGACCGCCCCCGCCGTGAAACGAGCCGCGGTGGAGGGCTACGGCGGGCACGTCACGCTCTGCGAGCCGACCCTCGCCGCCCGCGAGCAGGCCGCGAACGATCTGGTTGCGAAAACGGGCGCCACGCTGATCCCGCCGTTCGACCATGTGGACGTGATCGCGGGCCAGGGCACCGTCGCGCTGGAACTGCTCGAGGACGTACCGGACCTGGACGCGCTTATCACCCCCGTTGGCGGCGGCGGGTTGCTCGCGGGTTGCGCAATCGCCGCTCGCGGAGTGAAGCCGACCGTCCGCGTGTTCGGTGCGGAACCGCTCGGCGCGGACGATGCGGCCCGCTCGAAGGCCGCGGGCGAGCGCCTCCCGCAGACCGGCCCGAACACCATCGCTGATGGCCTGCTCACGAGTACCGGCGAATTGACGTGGCCGGTTATTCGCGATCAGGTCGAGGGCGTCTTCACCGTGACCGACGACGAGATTCGGTCCGCGATGCGCCTCGTGTGGGAGCGCATGAAGCTGATCGTGGAACCGAGCGGCGCGGTGGGGGCCGCGGTCGCGCTGGGCGAAGCGTTCCGGGCACTCTCGGGGGTGCAGAAGGTCGGCGTCGTCTTCAGCGGCGGAAACGTGAGCCTGGACAAACTGTACTGGTGAACGGGCTAGCACGCGCAACTGAAGCTGCTCCTGGCCTCGGCGTCCGGCGGCACGGGGACGCCCGTCACAATAGACCAGTTCTTCCAGAACGGCCCGCATTCGCTGCGGAGGGCGTCACACATTCCCATGTTGTTCCCGCACGAGAACCACAGTTCCCGGCCGTCTCGCTCGACGGCCTCGCGGCCGAGTTCCAGGAGCGTCTCGTACGAGATGAACCACTCTTCGGTGTCTTGTTCGTCGGCCGGGTTGTTCTGGCGGCAGAACCGGACGAGCCACTCCTTCGCCGCCGGCCACTTCCGCTGGCGGTCGGCCTCCTCGTGCTCGCCGCGCTCGTCCAGCCAGTCGGCGTAGACGAGGCGGGTCGTCAAGTCGTCCTCGTTCTCGGCCAGAAGTTTGAGGAACCCTTTCCGCTCGTTCACAGCAGCTTCTCACTGACCGCGGCGGCGGCCGTTGCGAACACCGGGTGGGTCCAAACGTGCCGGAGGCCGGTGATGGTGCCGGGGTAGAGGAACAGCCAGAACCGCTGGCCGGGTTCGACCGCCTCCGCCAAAAACGGGTCCACGATCCCGATGGTGCGGTCGCACGGGCCGACCAGCTCGAGGTTGCCGTCTTGCACCAACCCGACGTGCTGGCCGGGTGCCAGCCGCTCCTCCGCCGTGACCGGGGCGACGGCGATGTGGATGGCGTCCCGCCGCCGGTCGCCGTCCTCGATCAATTGACCGAGCTGTGGCCCTTTGTCCATACGTCATCTCGCTTCTCGAATCGGCTGGCGCCAAGAACGTATCACGGCGCTCGGAACGCAGCAAGAACCGATCCGGCAAAGCCCGACGGGCGCGGTTCGGCGCCGGCGGCCGCGCGTGTTCAGGCCGCTCGGACCGTCTCCACGTGCGCCCGTAGTAGTGGAAAGAATTCGGCAAAGTCCGCCGCCAGCTCGTCAAGGTGGGCGACCAACTGCGACACCGCGCTCCCGAGACGGAAGTCCCTTCCCGTTCGGGCTTCGAGGCGCTGGGACACGCGAGTGAGCGTGTCCTCAACACCCGCGATGCTCCCGTATGACCCGAACCAGTCATCCCGGACGATCTGTTCGAGGACGTCTTTCGCCTCCGGCGGCAGTGCGATTGTGTGCGCCCCGAACTCGGCATACAGCCGGGCGTTGAAGCGCTCCAGCGGTTCCGCGGAGAACCGGTGCCAACTCAAGGTCAGGAAATGGTCGTAGAAGACATCGACGAGGATTCCGGTCGCGTGGCGGTAGTCTCGGACCCGGGCCTTGCTGCGAGAAACGACCGGGTGCGAATCCGTAAAGGCGTCGATCGCCTGGTGCTGCCGGACGCCTTCCAGAAACGCCGGCGGCATCGAAAGGCGGTCGCGTCCCTTCACGAAATCCGCAAGGACGTTACCGAGACGAACCTCCAGGTCCGCTCCAGACAATAAGGCATGAGCCAGCAGGTTCACGCAAATCCTCCAGTGATTTGTCGCCCGCCACTCCGGGGCGCAATTCGAGCGAGGGACGCGCTCCGCGCGTTGCCACAGCTATTCGGTACGGACAGTATCCGTCCGACTGGTTCGGGAGAGTAGGCGAGTCGCCCCTCCCATCTGGAAGTTGAGGTTGAAGATAGCCGGTAGGGCAGAATCCCTGTGCCGCGGGCGCGGCGCAGGTATCTTAAGCAGTGGAGTACGAACCCGCCGCCCGCTTAAGGATTCGACGTGCCTGCCGATTTGTGGACCGAAGCCGGCCACATGATGGAGTCCGGCCTGCTCGTGGCGATGGGCGCGGTGCCGCTCGGGTTGCTCGCGTGGGCGGCCCGGCCGGACGGCGAACCGCTCCTCCCGCGCTGGACGCCGTGGCGCGTGCCGTGGAGCGGCTTCGAGGTCGTCACCGCCTTCCTCGTGGTCTCATTCGTGCTGCCGGCGGCCGCGCTCGAGGTTCTCACACAAAGCGCTTTCTACGGCACGATCTACGGCGCCGACTTCCCGCCGCCCGGCGCAAAAGACGTGTCCCCGGACCGCGCGAAAGACGCCTCCATCGTCCGCATGTTGTGGGCGAATCTCGTAGCGTTGCCGTTCACCCTCGGCCTCATCTGGGCGGCGGCACGCACGCTCTACCCGACCTGGAAACCGAAACCCGTGGCGAGTACCGCGGGGCGGGTGAAGCTCGCGGTGGTGGCGTGGCTCGTGCTCGCGCCGACGGTGCTGGTGTTCAACGCGGTCGTCAACGCGGTCGCGCTGATGTTCGATGTGACCCCGGACGCCCACGCGCTCACGAAATTCGCCGGCCACCCGGCTCTCGATCAAGTGCTGTTCGCTCTGGAGGCGTGCGTCGCCGCACCCGTGCGTGAGGAGATCGTGTTTCGTGGCGTGCTGTTGTCGTGGTGCGTGGGGCGGATGAAACTTCCCGGCGCGGGTGTGACGCGGGTCACCGGCACGCGGCCGTGGTTCGTGATGCTCACCGCGGTGGCGTTCGCGGCGGTACTGAGCGACTGGCGCCCCGCGCCGGTCGCGTTCGCCGGGTCGCTCGCGGTCGGGCTCGCGGTGGTCGGGCGGTACGCTCGCACCGGAGCGAGACGCATTCGGGCCGTGTACGCCACCGCCGCGCTCTTCGCGGTCGTGCACACGAGCGTGTGGCCCAGTCCGGTCCCGCTGTTCCTGCTCGGCCTGGGGCTCGGGTGGCTCGCGGTGCGGACCAAAGGCGTACTCGTTCCCGTCCTCGTTCACGGGCTGTTCAACGCCGTTTCGGCCGTGTTCGTACTCCGCGGCGGGGGGTAACGCCTCTATCCAGAAATGACGAAGGGAAGGCCCGATTGCCGCGGCCTTCCCCTCTCGAAGTCGCCGGTGGTCGGATCACCTCTCCGCCTTCGCGGTGTGTTTGAGCATCTCGCGGCACGCCTTCTCGCACTTCACACATTCGTCGTGACACTTTTTCATGATCTCGTCGTGTGCGGCGTGCTTCTCACACGCGTCCCCGCAGCGCTTGCACGCGTCGGCGCACGCCGCACAGATCAGGTCCGAACACGGACCGAACTTCGACACCACCGCCGACGCGGACGCGCAGATCGTCGCGCAGTCCGCGCACAGCCGCACCGTCTCCAGGTGGTCCTTCTTGCCCTCGGCGACCATCTTCGTGCAGTGTGCCGCACACCCGTTGCACGTCCGGGCGCAGTCGTCACACTCCTTCGCACAGTCCATGAAATGAGTCATCTTCGTATCGCCCGCGGAGGCGGGCTGGGCCTTGGCCTCCACCGGCGGGGCCGGTTTCTTGTCCTCGGCGGTCGTGTAGCGGCCCGCGACGACGAGCGCTGCCGCCATCAACCCCAGAACGCCGATCCGCTTAGTGATGCTCATGTTGTTCCCCACGAGTACAAGACGTGAAACCGCCGAGCTTGGGCGCGGCGGTTCGCAATACATTGATGTGCAAACGTTGCGCCGAATCAGGCGACGCGGCGCTCTTCGCGCTTGAGCCACTTCTGCATGGCGAGGAGTTCCTGGCTCCAGTCGGGGCCGAACCGCTTCTGGCAGAACGCGTCATAAAGCAGGTCGAGCGTTTCGATCAGCGCCCGGAGCGCCGTTGCGCGGTCGTCGAGTTTGCCGCGGGCGTCGGCGCCCTCGTCCGGGGGCGGCAGCTTCGCGCCGCCCACCGCGAGGGTCTCGGCGTGGAGCGCCAGTTCGTACTGGTCGCTGTGCCGGACCAGCGTGAGCCCGACCTTGCGGGGCAGTTTGCCGCTCTGGATCGCGCGGCGGGCTTCGGGCAGGCGGGTCGGGCCTTCGTGGGAGATCGTCTCGTGCCCGGTCACGCCGCGGGGGCACTCGAGCGTCAGCGAACGGGCCATCATCAGCGTCACGTCCGAGTTGTCCGCCAGCTTGATGGTGTCGGACTCGACGTCGGTG from the Frigoriglobus tundricola genome contains:
- a CDS encoding CPBP family glutamic-type intramembrane protease, encoding MPADLWTEAGHMMESGLLVAMGAVPLGLLAWAARPDGEPLLPRWTPWRVPWSGFEVVTAFLVVSFVLPAAALEVLTQSAFYGTIYGADFPPPGAKDVSPDRAKDASIVRMLWANLVALPFTLGLIWAAARTLYPTWKPKPVASTAGRVKLAVVAWLVLAPTVLVFNAVVNAVALMFDVTPDAHALTKFAGHPALDQVLFALEACVAAPVREEIVFRGVLLSWCVGRMKLPGAGVTRVTGTRPWFVMLTAVAFAAVLSDWRPAPVAFAGSLAVGLAVVGRYARTGARRIRAVYATAALFAVVHTSVWPSPVPLFLLGLGLGWLAVRTKGVLVPVLVHGLFNAVSAVFVLRGGG
- a CDS encoding acyl carrier protein phosphodiesterase, which gives rise to MNLLAHALLSGADLEVRLGNVLADFVKGRDRLSMPPAFLEGVRQHQAIDAFTDSHPVVSRSKARVRDYRHATGILVDVFYDHFLTLSWHRFSAEPLERFNARLYAEFGAHTIALPPEAKDVLEQIVRDDWFGSYGSIAGVEDTLTRVSQRLEARTGRDFRLGSAVSQLVAHLDELAADFAEFFPLLRAHVETVRAA
- a CDS encoding outer membrane protein assembly factor BamB family protein, with translation MSRALLTSAIVLFLALTAAGGDWPQWRGPSRDGHAVAARLPANWPDAAPAPAWKAKIGEGYAGAAVAGGKVFALARDDAQGTECASCFDLVSGKRLWDVRYAAGFKAPDPTAGRGPNATPAADGDRVYFFGLAGMLTCVEIATGKALWQHDCLKEYWGVAKSARGDDTWFPPCGASASPLVDGDTLIVPVGGTKAGAVTGFDRATGKLLWKALDDRSSYASPVIAAPGGVKQIVAFTGTRMVGLRYADRELLWDQPFQARYEQTIVGPVVWKDRVVMGGEQRATFALKLTRDGSAMRAEQVWKSDDLKMYLTTPVIVGEHLIGFDHRTGKLACLALGDGTTAWTSPSFGTKHLTFVAAGNTLLILTLDGALTVATVSASGYEVVTKWKVSEKGTWAHPALAGNRLIVKGPEDLMCYELR
- a CDS encoding response regulator, with the translated sequence MPLDDGTPLPPTLPARPRVLVVDDEPAVRMVSRLMLEGAGYAVTEVGDAAAAVERVAKTDRPFMVVLLDVTLPDRSGTELLAELRYSTPRSRVVLTSGKPEEDVPDHGADSYLPKPFTRDQLLAAVRSATAMTTT
- a CDS encoding four-helix bundle copper-binding protein, whose translation is MSITKRIGVLGLMAAALVVAGRYTTAEDKKPAPPVEAKAQPASAGDTKMTHFMDCAKECDDCARTCNGCAAHCTKMVAEGKKDHLETVRLCADCATICASASAVVSKFGPCSDLICAACADACKRCGDACEKHAAHDEIMKKCHDECVKCEKACREMLKHTAKAER
- a CDS encoding TIGR02996 domain-containing protein, translated to MNERKGFLKLLAENEDDLTTRLVYADWLDERGEHEEADRQRKWPAAKEWLVRFCRQNNPADEQDTEEWFISYETLLELGREAVERDGRELWFSCGNNMGMCDALRSECGPFWKNWSIVTGVPVPPDAEARSSFSCAC
- a CDS encoding dihydrodipicolinate synthase family protein, producing the protein MTCGTPIDPIAMIRPRRKITGISAVLLPFTEPGDIDWAGFTAHCVRTAEAGLTPAVNMDTGFGALLAPGQKIAVLDATRSALGGKSFVAGAFVANVPGAPFDIEQYRAAVDAVVDRGGVPVVVQSHGLTELPEAELPGAYEAIARDCDAFIAFELGRVFAPFGTIYGLDTFTALLAQKKCVGLKHSSLAREPEWQRLAIRDAVRPGFNLYTGNDLGIDMVMYGSDYLLGLSTFAPDLFARRDAYWLSGDPRFYELNDVLQYLGFLAFREPVPAYKHSAAMFLKLRGWIGCDATHPLSPVRCDSDRELLQGVIRKLGIV
- a CDS encoding pyridoxal-phosphate dependent enzyme, with the protein product MPAYACDLAAVRAAADRITGTVHRTPVMTCGTLDALAGRRLYFKCENLQKVGAFKYRGAANAVLKLTDAEAARGVVTHSSGNHAQALALAARVRGVPAYIVMPKTAPAVKRAAVEGYGGHVTLCEPTLAAREQAANDLVAKTGATLIPPFDHVDVIAGQGTVALELLEDVPDLDALITPVGGGGLLAGCAIAARGVKPTVRVFGAEPLGADDAARSKAAGERLPQTGPNTIADGLLTSTGELTWPVIRDQVEGVFTVTDDEIRSAMRLVWERMKLIVEPSGAVGAAVALGEAFRALSGVQKVGVVFSGGNVSLDKLYW